A window from Mesorhizobium sp. WSM2240 encodes these proteins:
- a CDS encoding ABC transporter permease — protein MRLEPKSAPPLGVTLLFPVAAIAATLVITSLLVLAAGASPFSVFYLVARGAAGTQFAALETLTRATPLIFTGLAVAVAFRAKLWNIGAEAQLYIGGVVTVVLGTGALPLPSFLLIPIIMLAAMAAGALLLLGPAVLKTRFGVDEVVTTLLLNFIVLLFVSMLLEGPLKDPMGLGWPQSSRVVAEAQLPRIIQGKRLHYGFVIALCAAAIVWVIMKKTVLGYEMRAVGHNAQAASFAGIPVNRVLMKTALLSGGLAALAGFSEVSGLKGNLTLDLSPGYGYSGIVVAMLAMLNPLGVVASAIFVAGIFVGADAMSRTAGVPSYIADVMVATALLTMVTAILMSRFKVRWK, from the coding sequence ACCTCGCTTCTGGTGCTCGCGGCCGGCGCGTCGCCCTTTTCCGTCTTCTATCTCGTCGCGCGCGGCGCGGCCGGCACTCAATTCGCGGCTCTGGAAACGTTGACTCGCGCAACCCCGCTGATCTTCACCGGCCTTGCGGTCGCCGTGGCCTTCCGCGCAAAGCTATGGAACATCGGCGCGGAGGCCCAGCTCTATATTGGCGGGGTGGTCACGGTCGTGCTCGGCACAGGCGCGCTGCCGTTACCCTCCTTCCTGCTCATCCCCATCATCATGCTGGCCGCGATGGCGGCGGGCGCGCTCCTGCTGCTCGGCCCTGCGGTGCTGAAAACACGCTTCGGCGTGGACGAGGTCGTCACCACGCTGCTCCTCAACTTCATCGTGCTTCTCTTCGTCTCGATGCTGCTCGAGGGGCCGCTGAAGGACCCGATGGGACTAGGCTGGCCGCAATCGTCGAGGGTCGTCGCCGAGGCGCAGCTTCCCCGCATCATCCAGGGCAAGCGCCTGCATTACGGCTTCGTCATCGCGCTTTGCGCCGCCGCGATCGTCTGGGTGATCATGAAGAAGACCGTGCTCGGCTACGAGATGCGCGCCGTCGGCCACAATGCGCAGGCTGCGAGTTTCGCCGGCATTCCGGTCAACCGCGTGCTGATGAAGACGGCGCTGCTGTCCGGTGGGCTCGCCGCGCTCGCCGGATTTTCCGAAGTGTCGGGGCTCAAGGGCAACCTAACCCTCGATCTGTCGCCGGGCTACGGCTACTCCGGCATCGTGGTCGCAATGCTTGCCATGCTCAACCCGCTCGGCGTCGTCGCCTCGGCGATCTTCGTCGCCGGCATCTTCGTCGGCGCTGACGCCATGAGCCGTACCGCCGGCGTGCCGAGCTACATCGCCGACGTGATGGTCGCCACTGCGCTGCTCACGATGGTCACGGCGATCCTGATGTCGCGATTCAAGGTGAGGTGGAAGTAG
- a CDS encoding VOC family protein, with the protein MSEGQILMGNRSDMAALVPELVCTDVRASIEVYHRVFGFRILYARPEQGFAYLDMNSAQIMLEQLEDDSWLAAELSRPFGRGMNIQIDVEDVNAIHRACQTEGLVIFRAMEEKWYRRDDVLLGCRQFIVQDPDGYLLRFAQSIGTRPVHK; encoded by the coding sequence GTGAGCGAAGGTCAAATCCTGATGGGAAATCGCAGCGACATGGCGGCCCTGGTGCCGGAACTTGTCTGTACGGACGTGCGGGCGAGCATCGAAGTCTATCACCGTGTTTTCGGCTTCAGGATACTTTACGCCCGACCGGAGCAAGGCTTTGCCTATCTCGACATGAATAGCGCTCAAATCATGCTGGAGCAGCTCGAGGACGACTCCTGGCTCGCGGCGGAGCTTTCAAGGCCATTCGGCAGGGGCATGAATATCCAGATCGACGTGGAGGACGTCAATGCTATCCATCGTGCGTGCCAAACCGAAGGACTGGTGATTTTCCGCGCCATGGAGGAAAAATGGTACCGTCGCGATGACGTTCTGCTTGGCTGCCGGCAGTTCATCGTACAGGATCCCGACGGCTACCTGCTGCGCTTCGCGCAGTCGATCGGAACGCGGCCGGTGCACAAATAA
- a CDS encoding ABC transporter permease: MEQAFEILFTASFWVAAIRIASPLIFATMGELICERAGVLNLGIEGIMTAGAFAGWFTVYAGGDLWSGVLVAALAGAMFGLLHATLTVPLGLSQHVVGIGITLLASSLTYFIYRLALPEVTSPPKIAPFEALAIPGLSSIPVVGPALFNQTPLTYLAFATVAIVAWVLYRTPLGLAIRAAGENPAAVEAQGISVTGIRMGAVMAGSALMAVGGAFLTMSAFNSFFFQMINGRGWICIALVVFGSWRPGKALLGAILFAAFDAYQVRLQQLSGGVVPYQVFLMMPYALSILALILVARRATYPKALMIPYQKGER, from the coding sequence ATGGAACAGGCCTTCGAAATCCTCTTCACCGCCTCGTTCTGGGTCGCCGCAATCCGCATCGCCTCGCCGCTGATCTTCGCCACGATGGGCGAGCTGATCTGCGAGCGCGCGGGTGTGCTCAATCTCGGCATCGAAGGCATCATGACCGCCGGCGCCTTCGCCGGCTGGTTCACCGTCTATGCCGGAGGCGACCTCTGGAGCGGTGTGCTGGTGGCGGCTTTGGCCGGCGCCATGTTCGGCCTGCTGCACGCAACGCTCACCGTGCCGCTCGGCCTGTCGCAACATGTGGTCGGCATCGGCATAACCCTGCTCGCCTCCAGCCTGACCTACTTCATCTACCGGCTGGCGCTGCCCGAGGTCACCTCGCCGCCCAAGATTGCGCCGTTCGAGGCGCTGGCCATTCCGGGCCTGTCGTCCATTCCCGTCGTCGGCCCGGCGCTGTTCAACCAGACGCCGCTTACCTATCTGGCCTTCGCTACCGTGGCTATCGTCGCCTGGGTGCTCTACCGAACGCCGCTCGGCCTCGCCATCCGCGCCGCCGGCGAGAACCCGGCGGCCGTGGAGGCGCAGGGCATCAGCGTCACCGGCATCCGCATGGGGGCGGTCATGGCCGGCAGCGCGCTGATGGCGGTCGGCGGCGCATTCCTGACGATGTCGGCCTTCAATTCCTTCTTCTTCCAGATGATCAATGGCCGTGGCTGGATCTGCATCGCGCTCGTCGTGTTCGGCTCCTGGCGGCCGGGCAAGGCGCTGCTCGGCGCCATATTGTTCGCCGCCTTCGACGCCTATCAGGTGCGCCTGCAGCAGCTTTCCGGCGGCGTCGTGCCCTACCAGGTCTTCCTGATGATGCCCTATGCGCTGTCCATCCTGGCGCTCATACTGGTGGCGCGCCGCGCGACCTATCCCAAGGCGCTGATGATCCCCTACCAGAAAGGCGAAAGATGA
- a CDS encoding SH3 domain-containing protein: protein MTKPVRLAATDRKRGSTSSIRGRRPAAAFAGAVALLAAGGAAAAFLIGGDQTRAAATDAPQVALAAAAQQLPVRTVKTISIKINPTPHTTKTEPRPVAPQMPVKAAVEAADAEALPPEDPRWARQSPGPRIGAEALADLETPAGAVVARALAEQEEEVSDPMVTAAIVRNEERAREQTPPASPELEVPAPEMPAAKQRPAPHRTVRVNDGVNLRAKPASGSKVLRVIPAKASVGLVNCDAWCEVVYDGTRGFVYKSFVGGKRAAARKKPAEEKATANAAELPGVSIGATEKAAPAATAATPAAPKVEPKPSPWRNNHENR, encoded by the coding sequence GTGACAAAGCCTGTCCGCCTCGCCGCGACAGACAGAAAGCGCGGCTCGACTTCCTCGATTCGGGGGCGCCGCCCGGCGGCCGCCTTCGCCGGCGCGGTCGCCCTGCTTGCCGCGGGAGGCGCAGCCGCGGCCTTCCTGATAGGCGGCGATCAGACCCGAGCAGCAGCAACCGATGCGCCGCAAGTCGCTTTGGCTGCCGCAGCCCAGCAATTGCCGGTCAGGACGGTGAAGACGATCTCGATCAAGATCAACCCGACGCCGCACACCACAAAGACAGAGCCAAGACCCGTAGCGCCTCAAATGCCTGTCAAAGCCGCAGTAGAGGCCGCCGACGCCGAGGCGCTGCCGCCGGAAGATCCGCGCTGGGCGCGTCAGAGCCCGGGGCCCCGGATCGGCGCCGAGGCGCTGGCCGATCTCGAAACGCCTGCCGGCGCTGTCGTGGCGCGCGCGCTTGCCGAGCAGGAAGAAGAAGTCTCCGATCCGATGGTGACGGCGGCGATCGTCCGGAACGAGGAACGGGCGCGTGAGCAGACACCCCCGGCTTCGCCCGAACTCGAGGTTCCCGCGCCCGAAATGCCAGCCGCGAAGCAAAGACCGGCCCCCCACAGGACCGTGCGCGTGAACGACGGCGTCAATTTGCGGGCAAAGCCAGCGAGCGGATCGAAGGTGCTCAGGGTCATTCCCGCAAAGGCGTCGGTCGGCCTGGTCAATTGCGATGCCTGGTGCGAGGTGGTTTACGACGGCACGCGCGGCTTCGTCTACAAGAGCTTCGTCGGCGGAAAACGCGCCGCTGCGCGGAAAAAACCCGCCGAAGAGAAGGCGACAGCGAATGCCGCCGAACTGCCGGGCGTGAGCATTGGGGCTACCGAAAAGGCTGCGCCCGCTGCAACCGCCGCGACCCCGGCCGCGCCGAAAGTGGAGCCGAAGCCCAGCCCCTGGCGTAACAACCACGAGAACCGCTGA
- a CDS encoding amidohydrolase family protein, whose product MSFDILVRGGTLPDGSTADIGISGDRIVAIEPRIDAEAGRIIDASGNLVSPPFVDPHFHMDATLSYGIPHINVSGTLLEGISLWGELKPLLTHEAVKERALRYCDWAVSMGLLAIRTHVDVCDDRLLAVEALLEVKKEVAPYIDLQLVAFPQDGFYRSPTARENTIRALDMGVEIVGGIPHFERTMADGRRSVTELCEIAADRGLMVDMHCDETDDPLSRHIEQLACETQRLGLSGRVAGSHLTSMHSMDNYYVSKLLPLIAEAGVSAIPNPLINIVIQGRHDTYPKRRGMTRVPEMLKAGIRVGFGQDCVLDPWYPLGTADMLDVAFMGLHVAQMTSPADMAHCFDMVTNVNAEIMGLDHLGLAVGRSASLVVLDAGSRAEALRLRADRLCVIARGKVVAEREKRATWLSIAGRPPTVDRRHQTPAG is encoded by the coding sequence ATGAGTTTCGACATCCTTGTGCGTGGCGGCACGCTGCCCGACGGAAGCACCGCCGATATAGGCATATCGGGCGACAGGATCGTCGCCATCGAACCGCGCATCGACGCCGAGGCTGGCCGCATCATCGACGCCAGCGGCAATCTCGTGTCGCCTCCTTTCGTCGATCCGCATTTCCACATGGACGCCACGCTCTCATATGGCATCCCCCACATCAACGTTTCAGGCACGCTGCTTGAGGGCATATCGCTCTGGGGCGAGCTGAAGCCGCTCCTCACCCACGAAGCGGTCAAGGAAAGGGCGCTGCGCTACTGCGACTGGGCGGTCTCCATGGGATTGCTCGCCATTCGCACGCATGTCGATGTCTGCGACGACCGACTGCTCGCCGTCGAAGCGCTGCTGGAGGTGAAGAAGGAGGTCGCGCCCTATATCGACCTGCAACTCGTCGCCTTTCCGCAGGACGGATTCTACCGCTCGCCGACAGCGCGGGAAAACACCATCCGCGCACTCGACATGGGCGTGGAGATCGTCGGCGGCATTCCGCATTTCGAGCGCACCATGGCCGACGGGCGCCGCTCGGTTACAGAGCTCTGCGAGATCGCGGCCGATCGCGGCCTGATGGTCGACATGCATTGCGACGAGACCGACGATCCGCTGTCGCGCCACATCGAGCAACTCGCCTGCGAAACGCAGCGGCTCGGTCTGTCGGGCCGTGTCGCCGGCTCGCACCTCACCTCCATGCACTCGATGGACAATTATTATGTCTCGAAGCTATTGCCGCTCATTGCCGAGGCGGGCGTCTCGGCGATTCCCAACCCGCTCATCAACATCGTCATCCAGGGCCGCCACGACACCTATCCGAAGCGCCGCGGCATGACCCGCGTGCCGGAAATGCTGAAGGCCGGCATCCGTGTCGGCTTCGGCCAGGATTGCGTGCTCGACCCGTGGTACCCGCTCGGCACGGCCGACATGCTCGACGTCGCCTTCATGGGACTTCACGTCGCGCAGATGACCAGCCCGGCCGACATGGCGCATTGCTTCGATATGGTGACGAACGTGAACGCGGAGATCATGGGCCTGGACCATCTCGGTCTCGCGGTCGGCAGGAGCGCCAGCCTCGTCGTCCTCGACGCCGGCAGCCGGGCGGAGGCGCTGCGCCTGCGCGCAGACCGGCTATGCGTGATCGCCAGGGGCAAAGTTGTCGCCGAGCGCGAGAAGCGCGCCACCTGGCTCTCGATTGCCGGCCGCCCTCCTACGGTCGACCGGAGGCATCAGACGCCGGCAGGCTGA